One Nicotiana sylvestris chromosome 12, ASM39365v2, whole genome shotgun sequence genomic window carries:
- the LOC138883087 gene encoding uncharacterized protein — translation MSKIGFDKHLGSAEAPRLSEYNFSIDASGIISAIGKIRDTRWPKPTKTDPSQRNPNLMCKYHGTHGHRTEYCRQLRKEVAQLFNEVHLCEFRSDRDKNHFRERDANRKNEPEEPQHVIHMIIDGVDVPHGPIFKHTKVSITKEKRTRDYMPEDTLTFSKEDIKALSQPYNDALVVQQI, via the exons ATGAGCAAAATCGGGTTTGATAAGCACTTGGGATCGGCGGAGGCACCCCgattatcagagtacaacttcagcatcgatgCCTCGGGAATCATCTCAGCCATTGGCAAAATTAGAGATACTAGATGGCCCAAGCCTACAAAGACCGATCCTTCTCAGAGGAACCCaaacttgatgtgcaagtatcatggtacTCATGGGCATAGGACCGAGTATTGTAGGCAGCTTAGAAAGGAGGTAGCCCAGTTGTTCAACGAGGTGCATCTTTGTGAATTTCGCAGCGATCGGGACAAGAACCATTTCCGAGAAAGAGATGCAAATAGGAAGAATGAACCTGAAGAAcctcaacatgtcattcacatgatcatcgaTGGAGTCGACGTCCCACATGGACCTATATTCAAACATACCAAAGTATCTATCACAAAGGAGAAACGGACTCGGGACTACATGCCCGAGGACACCCTCACATTCAGCAAGGAAGACATTAAGGCCTTATCTCAGCCTTACaacgatgcattg gtagttcaGCAAATATAA